The DNA segment TATCTGCCGTAAAATGGAAACGAGTCTATTGTCAATCAACTACATCATATACAACACAGTCAGAGCATAGATGTGAGACTATGTAACCAAAGCCAAAGTTACATAGTGTCACTTTGAGACCCAAACTGAATTATACACAGCAGAGGAAAATATACTGAGGAAGTGCTTCTGAAAGTAACCTTGGACTCGGTGTTGTCGTGTCTGTCCTGCAGCCCGAGGCAGGAGGTGGATAGAGCTGACggtggaggagcagaggacGTATGTGATGAGGCTGCTGGATGCACTTGAAGTGACCGACAGAGACAAGAGGCTGAAGGTGGCCAGGGCCATCCTCTACCTGGCTCAGGGTGTGTATACAGTAGTACTATACTGCAGCATGAAACTGCAGCCATTACTAACAGCTGTTATCTGATACAATTTCATCAATTTGAACAGAAATGTGCTCAATATAGCATTAGTTTAATGTGAGGACCCCTGTTCATTAAGTACTTATTAGTGCAACATAGAGTACTGTACCACACAGTAGAATTATGAAAACAAATACACTTATGTTTATCAGTTTATCAGCtaaatttcacatttaatctctAATGTATATAGTGTCAAATGCGTATCTGTGTCTATgctcatgtgtttgtgttaaatagAAAGTTAGATATTATTCAAAAGCAGTTAGTTACATAATCACCTGAAAACCCAAAAGTAGAGTGCAAGCagcttaaaaacacatcaaaacaatgtaaaaacatGCTTCCTGTGTCTCATTCTTCCCTACACTTTCTCATCCAGGAGTGTTTGACGAGTGTGACACAGAGGTGGATGTGCTCCACTGGTCCAGACACAATGTCTTCCTGCTCTACGACATGGGCATCTTCACGGCGCTGCTGGAGCTGCTCAGCATGGAGATAGAGTGAGTGGGACACACAGAGGTTACACTGCATGAGTCATTAAAATCTCTAGACTATTGCtggtgagaaaaaaagatggcaGGTAAGATGAAATGCCCAGGCAATGacattgtcttttttcattattttaaacaacTATGATACACCCTCACCTTGGATTTACTTGATAAAACCAGACATGCTGTATATTATATTGGTGTATTTACAAAGAGGAATATGAAGGGAAATGGGCAAACAAggcaaagagacagacaggaataaCCTCAGGTCAGAGATTCAAGCCCCTTAGCTTAGAAAAACATATCAACTTGTTCCCTCCCAAATCTTCCATATCCTGTTTTTAGTAAGAGGATAGAGGCTTCAACCAGACAGAATGACACAGAAAGACGGAAATGCAGGAATATAACAAACACACCGGCTGTGATCCGTGCTTCAAACCAGCAGCTGAAGATGTGGTGCTGCAGCGGCTCCTTCAAGCTGGCTTTTGTTGCTACTGGTGTCAGCCTCAGTTGGGATCTAGCGCTTCTTTGTTGTTACATAAGCTGCTCGGAGGCATCATGGCACAGTCTGGCCTATCACCACACTGCAGAGCAAAGCAGTGAAAGCAAAGCAATCAGGCAAATACATCCATGACATTTGGCAGGTCCTGGCTGGGTATTTAGGCTTCACATAAAACAATAACTGGATGTGTCTAAACCCTGGATCATGATGTTCGTAATATATGTTGGTCATATATCACTTGGAGATATATATAGAGTAGCTCGTCTTTATCAAATAAACCACTAAAAGGATTTAATcaattaatgtgtgtttgtgtgtgtgtgtctgcagtaaCAATCAGGCGTGCAGCAGTGCAGTGAGGAAGCCTGCCATCTCTCTTGCAGACAGCACAGAGCTCAGGtgagaaatacaaacacattacacacatttttccttcttctctgaTGCACATAAAACGAAGCCGATAAGTAATGTACAAAACTGATTTTTAATGCATAAGATGTTTTCCAATTTCCCAGGTTTATAGCATGTTTTCCGTGTCTCCCATTTTTTAATTCAGCTCAGTATTTCTCATTTCATCTTCCTGTCGTGCACACGCATTTAcagatgcacgcacacacagctaATCTGTTAAATTTAATTGTGTTCTTGGTCCCCTTCCctcacattcattttcaatgtctGCTTCAGCTTAATGGAATTGATTTTTGAACAAAATAGGCCAAAcactccaccacacacacactcatgcagtCACATATACACAGAGCTCCGTCTGTGCATCCCCCAGATAAACACTTACGAATAATTACAGACTAGAGGAGTAGATGCACACCTAATTGCTGCTTCAAAATTGTGTGAAAAGCTTTGTTGAGTGAACAAAGCATTTAATGCACAAAACACCACCTGACTTAAATCAGATAATTATAAATGATGATTTGTCCTGGCAGGAACCAGGAAATTGTTTCTTCTTAATCTTAAATGCAAATGCATAAAGCAAATCTCCATCTGCTACTTGCACCTACCTCCCATTTCTATACATCATTTCTTCTACCACATTATTTTAGGCCTTAGGTTTATGGCACCTGTTAAATGCATACcacatgcacacagtcacatacacaaacacacacttacaccaAGCTGATTCTTGTTTTCTAACAGAGTGTTACTGAGCATCATGTATCTGATGGTGGAGACCATTAGAGTTCAAACAGAAGACGACAGACCAGAATGGAGAGCGGCCAGAGAAGCCTTCAAGAATGAGCTAGGTGAGTAGGTGAAACCAACATAAGGCACCTTTGCTGAGTTATGTATTTCATCAGTTTAAGactttatataaataaacataaccAAACTTTTTAGTAATGGTATCAGTGTGGCTCTGTTAATGTAGCACTTTGGCCAAAATCAAAATATCTCTACAACTATGGGATGtatgaaattttgtacagacattcatgatcctcagaggatgaactaTAAAAACTCTGGTGATCTACCACCACGATAGTTTTGTAATTTGCTCAAAGTACTAAATTCCTGCAAAGCTAGTAACAGCCGTTTGGCAGATTTCAGTAAGTTATACTGTAATTGGGGAATAAATCCCTAATTTATGTCCTCATGTTTCTTGAGGGAGTGTATACCTTCACAATTGCTTTCATGTTTTCACATACCCTGTTCAAAAATATTGTCTGTAACCTTTCACCCTGCAGGGTCACCTCTGTACAACGGCGAGCCCTTTGCCCTGCTCCTCTTCACCATGGTGACCAAGTTCTGCAGCATGAACGCGCCACACTTCCCCATGAAGAAAGTACTCCTGCTGCTCTGGAAGACCATCTTGGTTAGTACATCACAACCATTTCTACGTCTAAGCAGGTTGCACATTCATCTGTTTCTGTgcctttctgtgtttgtgtgcacgtgttgctgcttttctgtttgcAATTTACTTGTGGGACCATTATAGTAGTTTAGCATTTTTTTACCCACAAATTGCACATATTTTAAAGCACTTATCTACAAACTGCCTCTTCTGCCTGGTTTTTTATATACTTGCAATTGCACTTGCAATAACAAAACCATACTAGATTTTGTACGGAATGAATTGTTGGctgaatatactgtacattcaccTGTGTTGATTCACAAATCACTGTGTTTTCCATCTCTAACCCTACTGTTCAGTTCACCTTGGGGGGTTTTGAAGAACTGCAGGAGATGAAGGTGCGGGGGCGCGAGCGTCTGAACCTGCCCCCGCTGCCAGAGGACAGCATCAAGGTGGTCAGGGCCATGAGAGCAGCGTCGCCACCGGCCTCCGCCATGGAGCTCAtcgaacagcagcagcagcagaagagagGCCGTCGCAGCCGCAGGGTACtgacccccccacacacacccacacatacacacacacatacacatttacagcATATCAGTAGTGTCGCTTAGATAAAAGATGTATTACTTTACAGTCACACATTATATTTTACCTCTTAAGTGCGTGCTCTTACACAACTGCTTCTCTGCAAattcaaaacagacaaatattGAACTTCAATACTCATTTAACTAGTTTAGCACATTGTGTAAATGCCATAATTGAAAAAGGCATTCACCGAAAACTAGGTGTTAGTTTCAAACACATATTTAGCAGTAGAGTTTCACACACAGCCTCAATGTTGTGCTCCAATATCCATCTGTTTATCTAACTTGGTAACACAGAAGACAAAAGTGTGTGCGTGGTATCTTTAACCCTTCAGTATATCTGTACAACTATAACACAGCATCATAAGTGCTAACAGAGATCATACAGGCCCTCCAGACTAATACTAAGTCTTTATAATTATTTGCTTCGTCTGTTTCCAGTAAAGTGACTCTATCGAATTCCTTCTGTAACTCCTCCTATATCTCTTTTTGCTGGGTCCGGTTTTCCGAAAGTGCTTTGGTGCCAACATCATCAGTTTCCTGTTGTAAGTCAGTGACCACAGATGATCTTGGTGCTGGGACAGTTTTGGGAATCCCAGCCCAGCCCTTTAACCAgacaggctctctctctctctctctctctaattgcCCTCTGGTTTCTTATTGCCCCTCTTCCTTGTGTCCCCACAGAGTGCCTTTGTTGATAGCTTGGAAGGAGACAGTCCCTTTCCCAAGAAGCAGGTCTTTACCcacaaattccctctttttttttttttttttttttttgccttctgCATTTTTGTCTGCATTGAGCTGGACTTTTTTTGCATTCCTCTCCTACGCCCCCGCCACCTTCTATActctttcttgcttttttcttttctctttctcttcttctctttctcctgttATTCAACCTCACTCCATCACGCAGGGATGCACCAATACGTCGAGACAACACTAAAAATTTTAGATTTGAATTACTTGCTTAATGTGAATAATTTTATCTCGACACTCCAAACTAATCTGATGATGGAAATCAGAAACTTGAAGTTTTTGGTGCAACCCTACTCTAAGTCTGACCTCTAATACTCCTGCATGTTTGTtctccatttatttccatttgcttttctctcttattATTCTTTTCACATACATCTGCTTGTCCTCTTTTCATTTACTTCTCAGATACATGTCATAAATCTCCATCACTCCCATTGACagtttttatcttatttttatcCTCCTCATGCTCCACTCCTCTTCGCTCTCTTTTCTCTTAAACTTTTTGTTTCTCATCTTTTCATTCCCCTCCCTgtcctccctctcactctcctctttcccttccaCAGTATTATTTAGTCTCACTTATCATCCAGTTCTCTCTCCTCACTTTCCATTTACACCTCATACCGTCCCTTCACTGCTCTACTTAtctcatttcttcctcctcctctctcctcctctctcctcttctctcctcctctctcctcctccactgcgGCCTGCTGGGTTCGGGGGCGGGGTTTGAGAGACAGAGCTGGCCTGCTGGCTGTTGTCATTGGCACTGGAGTGGTCCCATAAAGACAGCCACTTCAGACATCAACAGTAGTAGCCTCCCTCGCCCTTGTAGTTTTCATCACATTGCTACCAGGTTTGGCCTCCAAAATCACCTTGCACTGTAGACTCTGGACTAGGGGTCAATGTCATTAAAATGCATTCATTGAGGAGGTGAATTGAGTCTTGAATATAGAAGGTATCATGTTTGCATTTCAGTTGACCTCTTAAATGGATGTCATTGAAAGCAATTGCCCCCTAACCCTGATAGAAAAACACTAGCTTTACCTCCCACATAGCAGAGAATGGCTTCTCCATAGAGAATGACTCACGACACAGtttcacctcctccctccctctctctccccccttctctctcccctcttcacACCATACACTCACTATATTCCTCACGTAGTCCAGCATTAGTACTACCACCGGCGCACCATACATCGACTGCACTAGCGCAACTAATGACCAGAACGCTGACTCATGCCTGATGCTTGCACTATTGCCCCAGTCATTCATTGGAGAGATGGTTTGAACTGAGATattatgtgtgcatttgtgtgaatGAAGTGTTTAGCACTTGAGATGGGAGCTCAACTAAAAAGGCCTTAATGGGCTTTGCTTGTTATTTTATGCCTGTATCTCTTTTGAATGCAGATGTGTGGTAAGTTGATGAGTAAATGTTGCGTGCAGTTACTGTGGAAagttttctctttcctcctagTTTAGGAAAATGGCACATTTTCAGCTgtccttttaatgtttttggtaATTTGACAGTTTTCAGCACAACAGTTCAAAGTTAATACTGCTGTCTCTACTGcttgtttgctttcttgcagAGGTTAAGATGAAGACTGATAcaactctcatgtctgtatgctaaatatgaagctggagccaggacatggttagcttagcttagcattaagaaTGGAAATGGGTAAACAACTCTATGCTGGCTCTATACAATagtacaaaaaacaacttcaaaaacaaacaaaaaagctaCCAACAATAAGTAATATTGCATTTGTTTTCTATGGacagaaaacattcattttacaaGGAACAGACTCCAATAAGTCACTGTTTGTCGTCACAGAATAGCCCAGGCagcacatacataaaaataaaataaaaaacaaattccAAAAATTAAGATGTCATTTGTGTTAAATTTAGAGGTGCTGATCTGtgaatgtttttacttttggacagagccaggctagtgtccagtttttatgctaacCTAAGCTAACCACCTCCTGGCTCTAGCTTCACCTTTTAAAGTTATTGCACACCCGTAGTCATCCCACACAGGTGTTGTCATTCGCACTGTTTAGTTAGACATCTTCCGTTGACTATGTGGGTGTTCCCAAAACTGCATTTGACTAACATCCTTCTGCTGTCAACAAGTTAGCCTTATCGTTCTATTTAGCAAATAGAGTTTGGTACATCGTGACTAGAGGTTTGTTCAGCCGATtaattgaaaacacctgtgtgggtgtgtaagGACGTTTTTACAAATAGACATGAGAGCTGTTACTGATCATCTCATCTTATTCTGCTACAAGGCAAATAAGTGTACGCCCCAAAATGTTAAACTCCTTTGAAATAGAAATACTGGCGTTTACTTTTACACTTTGTGCCAGTCCTTTGGGATTAATTCACATTGCATACCataatgcttctttttttattaattcccAAAAGTGGACTTTAATTAGCATTTGTGTCAGGCTGCTTATAAtatctttttaatgatatatCAGAAACACCTCTATCAGCAGCTTTCTGTAATGCTTTGTCTACAAGAAATTCACCTGAGCCGTCCCTTACTACTTTTCACAGTGAGGTTTTATAGAGTCACAAATATAGCAGTTAGTTACACCTTGGAGTATGTTTATAGATAATCGTAACATGAGGGGTCCTCCCAGTGCAGCTgatcccctcctctctctctcccagcctCTGGTTAAGCAGGACAGTCTGGATACATACAACGAGCGGGACCCCTTCAAGAATGATGATGCACGGGACGAGGAGGAGGACCCAGAGGACACCGACAGTGGCATCGAGGGTGAGGTGGACCCCCTCGACCGTGACGTAATCATCCAGCCCCCACCGCCGCCACCTCCTCTGAGACCCCCGACAGAGAGGGTCAACTTTCCTAAAGGCCTCCCCTGGGCCCCTAAAGTCAGGTTAATTGCACCACTTATGTTTCTAAGCCAAATTAATtagtttttagtcattttaatgaGTCAGCAGAATGTCCTTTTTACACTTTCAGCCTTGCCTTACTTCAAGATGAATTACAAACTGTTTCCATGCTCTACACTAAAAGTTACGACAGGAGGTGTTAACATTGATTCTACACACACAAttgaattaaaaacaacttaagtGAGATAGCTATGAAAAGTAATACATATACCTACTACTTTAACTGCTTAAAAAGGATTCCTCTCAGATGTTTATTAGTTTAAAAGCACTTAGGTCTTATTCCACAGAATAAAACATCCAAATGATGGTTGGCCACCTGCCATTTTAACCACTGAAGTAGAGAAAGCCTCCCACCCACAGCATGACTTTTAACACCTTTTGGCATTCAGCTGGTGTCTGTTTCCAACCCTGACTCTGTGCCACCAGAAGTTAAAAccaaatataaaagaaaatctctctctctttcagttttcttttgtcACTATCATTCAGCAATATGCTCTCCATCTGTGTATCCTTGTGTGCCTCTCtggggtgctgctgctgcttgacaTGAATAATACATCTGAGAGAGGACACAAACACTTAATAACGCTGCATTTATCAGGCATTCATTATCAGGAAACCTAAGGTCTTTTTGTGGGCAACGTACATAAATGCTGATAAGTAGGACAGGCGGCAGCACACAGTGTGACTGATGAGATTTCAGAAAGCTAACgcagtgggtgtgtgtttgtgggtgtgtgcatgtctgtgtttctACAGGGAGAAAGACATTGAGCACTTCCTGGAGACCAGTAGAAATAAGTTCATTGGCTTCACACTGGGAAAGTAAGTGTTCATCTGGAAAcaaatcatttcaaaatattattcatttcaaTAAACTGAAGAAATGATTCTGCTCGAAATCTGATTGGTTTTGTTGCTTATTGCTTTGTAGTGACACAGAGACCCTGGTGGGCCTGCCCAGACCCATCCATGAGAGCGTCAAGACTCTTAAACAGGTGAGTGTGCTTCAGTCACTAACCGATGCAGATTCCCAGACTTAAATGTCCTCCTCATTTATCTCATTATGGCTGGAGTGCCTCATAATCAATACTCTTACCCGCCGTTGAATCCCCCTGACATTGGCATCCCAGTTAAAAATCCATACCTCCTGTTTGAACAGGCTGAGAAGTGTACTTACACAGAGGAATACCCCTGTGCATGTCAGTCAGCAGGGGTAATTAACACGTCCATCTAAAACCtcatcatttgtttttgttctctcttcCAGCACAAATATGTCTCCATCGCTGAAGTCCAGAtcaagaaggaggaggagctaCAACAATGTCCAATGACCCTGGTTAGTTATTCcaccataaataaatattatctcCTTAATCATGTCATTTTTATGTGACAGCCTTTTAAATTTAGTTAGTTGTGACTATTGGAtttatcctgtgtgtgtgtgtgtgtgtgtgtgtgtgtgtgtgtgtgtgtgtgtgtgtgtgtgtgtgtgtgtgtgtgttgtctatgtgtgtgttttgttgtacagggtgaggaggaggtggaggacaCACCAACAGAGATGCTGTACCTGGGCATGCTTCCAAACCTTTCCCAGTATGTGGTGAGTAGCTCATATTGACGCCATTATTGTGCTTTGTTGGATTTAATTACCAATCAGAAAAACATATGGAATATCCCATAATGTTATCTTGCCTTTTCAACCATGGAAACATACATTATATCTCACTCATCTGCTATAAAATGTGTCTTCATCCAGTACAACAGTGTAAAATATGGATTCAAATCTAATTTGGACAAATGTGAGAATTCATTTAGGTTGGTGACAGATCTTGAAATGTTTAGTAAAATCAAGTGTATATTTCTTAGATATGCATTTTCACCTCAttctaaaatatgaaaatctcAGACAGCCTAGGTATAACATTTTACTTTGTGTCCTGCCCTAGATTGCCCTCCTTAagctgctgctggctgcagcTCCGACCTCCAAAGCCAAAACGGACTCCATTAACATCTTGGCTGATGTGCTGCCTGAGGAGATGCCGTAAGCACTCTAGTGTGAATGGACTGCTGCTGACCTTGAATCTTTTCCCCACAGTGCTGTTTATTATCCACCTGTGGTCATCTAAAGCCACATTTAGATCCAGCTCACCATCATTTGCAACAGCTGTTTTTGAGCagtaatcaattaattataCAATGTAATGTAAAGGAGAAGTGAAAAGTCTTCACGTTTAGCTGCAGATTCGCTCATGATTCCTGCAAACCACTATTTGGAGCTTGACAGGCCACAACTAATAAGAACAGTCTACATTTTTTAAGTCatatgtttctgtgtgaatggaatactattaaaaacacacactggattGATTCTGGTCTTCAGGGTGGTCTTTTTTAGACTGACACAGAGAGCTCAAAGACAATTTAAAAGAAACCAGAATGTTGTCCAAATAAGAAGGAACAGCCTGTCCCTTCATgctttaacattaacataattgtgtttttctcttgctGAGGCAAAACTGTTATTTGAGACCTGAAGGCCTTACAGTcgatgtttttgtgtgtgtgtgtctctcctccAGTATCACAGTCCTTCAGAGCATGAAGCTGGGAATTGATGTGAACCGCCACAAGGAAATCATCGTCAAGGCCATCTCTGCTTTGTTACTGCTGCTCCTCAAGCACTTCAAACTCAACCACATTTATCAGGTTACATACATCACACACCTCTGTTCTTCCATCACATGAGCACTTCACATTACCTTCTATAGCCTCTGTTCgattcctctctcctcctactC comes from the Scomber japonicus isolate fScoJap1 chromosome 23, fScoJap1.pri, whole genome shotgun sequence genome and includes:
- the strip2 gene encoding striatin-interacting protein 1 homolog, producing the protein MQAEDMEVPIINNLNDNGDRLRPKGKDVFKDQQKESESSMESPNLEFEYGDTDMLTAELSELYSYTEEPEFALNRDYFEEDFRSHARGRRWIELTVEEQRTYVMRLLDALEVTDRDKRLKVARAILYLAQGVFDECDTEVDVLHWSRHNVFLLYDMGIFTALLELLSMEIDNNQACSSAVRKPAISLADSTELRVLLSIMYLMVETIRVQTEDDRPEWRAAREAFKNELGSPLYNGEPFALLLFTMVTKFCSMNAPHFPMKKVLLLLWKTILFTLGGFEELQEMKVRGRERLNLPPLPEDSIKVVRAMRAASPPASAMELIEQQQQQKRGRRSRRSAFVDSLEGDSPFPKKQPLVKQDSLDTYNERDPFKNDDARDEEEDPEDTDSGIEGEVDPLDRDVIIQPPPPPPPLRPPTERVNFPKGLPWAPKVREKDIEHFLETSRNKFIGFTLGNDTETLVGLPRPIHESVKTLKQHKYVSIAEVQIKKEEELQQCPMTLGEEEVEDTPTEMLYLGMLPNLSQYVIALLKLLLAAAPTSKAKTDSINILADVLPEEMPITVLQSMKLGIDVNRHKEIIVKAISALLLLLLKHFKLNHIYQFEIVSQHLVFANCIPLILKFFNQNIMSYISAKNSICVLDFPHCVVHEMPELTAESLEAGDSNQFCWRNLFSCINLLRILNKLTKWKHSRTMMLVVFKSAPILKRALKVKQAMMQLYVLKLLKIQTKYLGRQWRKSNMKTMSAIYQKVRHRLNDDWAYGNDIDARPWDFQAEECALRESIEKFNSRRYDKNKNGDFAPVDNCLQSVLGQRVDLPEDFHYSYEMWLEREVFSQPIQWEGLLQNP